A single region of the Mycobacterium avium subsp. avium genome encodes:
- a CDS encoding xylulokinase, which translates to MSRKDVTIGIDVGSTAVKALAADADGRVMARVRIPHELRIPAPDRLEHDAEAAWRRGPSAALDELLHQPGVAAVAVAAMVPSMTAVDDSGTPITPGLLYGDGRGRTPGGPQNQPLPALGEAAEFLRWTAARAPGAAGYWPAPAVANHALAGQAVIDVATAATAFPLFDGTGWDAAACAERGARVEQMPRVHSMGAVVGQLPGGAALATGAIDALCEQLVAGADRDGDVLVMCGTTLIVWATISQARQMPGLWTIPHTTPGKSQIGGASNAGGLFLGWVDRVVAQADPASAQPGRVPVFAPYLRGERSPFHDPDRRGVLEALDLTHDAAALRRAAYEASGFVVRQLIELSGAPVSRIVATGGGTRVGPWLQAIADATGHPVEVSAVAEGAALGAAFLARMAAGLETTLTDAARWVRTERVVEPDPAWAAPVQDRYQRFLELGNRPCPAVVAR; encoded by the coding sequence GTGTCACGCAAGGACGTCACAATCGGCATCGACGTCGGCAGCACCGCGGTCAAGGCGTTAGCCGCCGACGCCGACGGCCGGGTCATGGCCCGCGTGCGCATCCCGCACGAACTGCGGATACCGGCACCCGACCGGCTCGAGCACGACGCCGAGGCGGCGTGGCGGCGTGGCCCGTCGGCCGCCTTGGACGAACTGCTGCACCAGCCCGGCGTCGCGGCGGTGGCGGTCGCGGCCATGGTGCCGTCGATGACGGCGGTCGACGACTCCGGCACGCCGATCACCCCGGGACTGCTCTACGGCGACGGCCGGGGCCGCACCCCGGGCGGCCCGCAAAACCAGCCGCTGCCCGCGCTGGGCGAGGCCGCCGAGTTCCTGCGCTGGACGGCGGCCCGCGCTCCCGGTGCCGCCGGCTACTGGCCGGCGCCCGCGGTGGCCAACCACGCGCTGGCCGGCCAGGCGGTGATCGACGTCGCCACCGCCGCCACCGCCTTCCCGTTGTTCGACGGGACCGGCTGGGACGCCGCCGCGTGCGCCGAGCGCGGCGCGCGCGTCGAGCAGATGCCGCGGGTGCACAGCATGGGCGCCGTCGTCGGGCAGTTGCCGGGCGGCGCGGCGCTGGCCACCGGCGCTATCGACGCGCTGTGCGAACAGCTCGTGGCCGGCGCCGACCGCGACGGCGACGTGCTGGTGATGTGCGGCACCACGCTGATCGTGTGGGCCACCATTTCCCAGGCCCGGCAGATGCCCGGGCTGTGGACCATCCCGCACACCACGCCGGGCAAGAGCCAGATCGGCGGCGCCAGCAACGCCGGCGGGCTGTTCCTCGGCTGGGTGGATCGCGTTGTGGCACAAGCGGATCCGGCATCCGCCCAGCCCGGGCGGGTGCCGGTGTTCGCGCCCTACCTGCGTGGCGAGCGCAGCCCGTTCCACGACCCGGACCGCCGCGGCGTGCTCGAGGCGCTGGACCTGACCCACGACGCCGCCGCGCTGCGCCGGGCCGCCTACGAGGCGTCCGGGTTCGTGGTGCGCCAGCTCATCGAGCTGTCCGGCGCGCCGGTGTCGCGCATCGTGGCCACCGGCGGCGGCACCCGGGTGGGGCCGTGGCTGCAGGCCATCGCCGATGCCACCGGGCACCCGGTCGAGGTGTCCGCGGTGGCCGAGGGCGCCGCGCTGGGCGCCGCGTTCCTGGCCAGGATGGCCGCCGGCCTGGAGACCACCCTCACCGACGCCGCGCGCTGGGTGCGCACCGAGCGCGTCGTCGAGCCCGACCCGGCCTGGGCCGCCCCGGTGCAGGACCGCTACCAACGGTTCCTGGAGTTGGGAAACCGCCCGTGTCCCGCGGTTGTGGCGCGGTAG
- a CDS encoding class I SAM-dependent methyltransferase has translation MSEGRTDGDTWGPAQSVGATATMVAAARAVASQGPDALLDDPLAEPLVRAVGLDPFIRIVDGKLDFPDDPLFNRRARAEQITVRTRFFDDFFIDATEGGLRQAVILASGLDTRAYRLAWPAGTVVYEIDQPQVIAFKTDTLANLGAAPTAERRTISIDLRDDWPAALREGGFDVTRPTAWSAEGLLPYLPPEAQDRLFDNITALSAPGSRLATEHVPDPNAFSDERLARISERWQRLGLNLNAADLFYRGERNVVADYLTGKGWRVTPHPARQLYARNGFEFPEDEMRATFGEMSYVDATLTGGRG, from the coding sequence ATGAGTGAGGGACGCACCGACGGCGACACCTGGGGTCCGGCGCAGAGCGTGGGAGCGACGGCGACCATGGTCGCCGCCGCCCGCGCGGTGGCGTCGCAGGGACCCGACGCGCTGCTCGACGATCCGCTGGCCGAACCGCTGGTGCGGGCGGTGGGACTGGATCCGTTCATCCGCATCGTCGACGGCAAGCTCGACTTCCCCGACGACCCGCTGTTCAACCGCCGGGCGCGGGCCGAGCAGATCACGGTGCGCACCAGGTTCTTCGACGACTTCTTCATCGACGCCACCGAGGGCGGGCTGCGCCAGGCGGTGATCCTGGCCTCCGGCCTGGACACCCGGGCCTACCGGCTGGCCTGGCCGGCCGGCACGGTGGTCTACGAGATCGACCAGCCGCAGGTCATCGCGTTCAAGACCGACACGCTGGCCAACCTCGGCGCGGCCCCCACCGCCGAGCGCCGCACCATCAGCATCGACCTGCGCGACGACTGGCCCGCGGCCCTGCGCGAAGGCGGTTTCGACGTCACCCGGCCGACGGCCTGGAGCGCCGAGGGGCTGCTGCCCTATCTGCCGCCGGAGGCCCAGGACCGGTTGTTCGACAACATCACCGCCCTGTCCGCGCCGGGCAGCAGGCTGGCCACCGAGCACGTGCCGGACCCCAACGCGTTCTCCGACGAGCGGTTGGCCCGCATCTCGGAGCGCTGGCAGCGTCTCGGTCTCAACCTCAACGCCGCAGACCTGTTCTACCGGGGCGAGCGCAACGTCGTCGCCGACTACCTCACCGGCAAGGGCTGGCGGGTGACGCCGCATCCGGCCCGACAGTTGTACGCCCGCAACGGTTTCGAGTTCCCCGAGGACGAGATGAGGGCCACCTTCGGAGAGATGAGCTACGTCGACGCCACCCTCACCGGTGGCCGCGGCTAA
- a CDS encoding L-fuculose-phosphate aldolase codes for MKFVDDPEQAVLDAAKDMLRRGLVEGTAGNISARRSDGNIVITPSSVDYRDMQLDDLVLIDPAGSVLQAAQGRSPSTEMQLHLACFAAFDDIGCVIHSHPVWATMFAIAHQSIPACIDEFAVYCGGDVRCAEYAASGSPDVGANAVKALQGRGAALIANHGLVAVGPRPDKVLHITALVERTAQIVWGARALGGPVPIPEDVNRNFAAVYGYLRANP; via the coding sequence ATGAAGTTCGTCGACGACCCGGAACAGGCGGTGCTGGACGCCGCCAAGGACATGCTGCGCCGCGGCCTGGTGGAGGGCACCGCCGGCAACATCTCGGCGCGCCGCTCCGACGGCAACATCGTCATCACGCCATCATCGGTGGACTACCGCGACATGCAGCTCGACGACCTGGTGCTGATCGACCCCGCCGGTTCGGTGCTGCAGGCCGCGCAGGGCCGCTCGCCGTCCACGGAGATGCAGCTGCACCTGGCCTGCTTCGCCGCGTTCGACGACATCGGCTGCGTCATCCACAGCCATCCGGTGTGGGCGACCATGTTCGCCATTGCGCACCAATCGATTCCGGCGTGCATCGACGAGTTCGCGGTGTATTGCGGCGGCGACGTGCGCTGCGCCGAGTACGCCGCCTCCGGCTCCCCCGACGTCGGCGCCAACGCGGTCAAGGCGCTGCAGGGCCGCGGCGCCGCCCTGATCGCCAACCACGGCCTGGTGGCGGTGGGCCCGCGGCCCGACAAGGTCCTGCACATCACCGCGCTGGTGGAGCGGACCGCCCAAATCGTCTGGGGCGCAAGGGCTCTCGGCGGTCCGGTGCCAATTCCCGAGGACGTCAACCGCAACTTCGCCGCGGTGTACGGCTATCTGCGCGCCAACCCCTGA
- a CDS encoding zinc-dependent alcohol dehydrogenase — MKALVYGVAPEPVAVPDDANPLVQNLARTPTGLRDVPEPVLPHEDWVLTRPRLTGICGSDAKQILMDFGEGDADNAMSAFCSFPQVMGHEVVADVVALGPGARGLAVGQRVVLNPWLSCGPRGIQPPCPACEAGDYSLCWSFADGDLKPGIHTGVSADVTGGYAELMPAHDSMLFAVPERVPDEMAVFADPFSVSLHAITRHPPPRSGRALVYGAGSLGLCAVAILRALYPEVAVAVVARFDAQAELARRFGAAKVVAHEPRTAVIEELVGWGGGRLRRPLLGLPMAHPGAVDVVYDTVGKPETLEVAVRLLRSRGTLVKAGVHAPERWEDSPLYFKEIALVGSNAFGVEEVDGQRRHAIAHYLDLAAAGRVDLRPMLTHTFTLDRWRDAFHALADQGRTGAVKVAFDQR; from the coding sequence ATGAAGGCACTGGTCTATGGCGTCGCGCCGGAGCCCGTCGCGGTGCCCGACGACGCCAACCCGCTGGTCCAGAACCTGGCCCGCACCCCGACCGGGCTGCGCGACGTGCCGGAACCCGTGCTGCCGCACGAGGATTGGGTGCTCACCCGGCCGCGGCTGACCGGCATCTGCGGGTCGGACGCCAAGCAGATCCTGATGGACTTCGGCGAGGGCGACGCCGACAACGCCATGTCCGCCTTCTGCTCGTTCCCGCAAGTCATGGGCCACGAGGTGGTGGCCGACGTGGTGGCGCTGGGACCCGGGGCGCGGGGGTTGGCGGTGGGGCAGCGGGTGGTGCTCAACCCGTGGCTGTCCTGCGGGCCGCGCGGCATCCAACCGCCCTGCCCCGCATGCGAAGCCGGCGACTACAGCCTGTGCTGGAGCTTCGCCGACGGCGACCTCAAACCCGGCATCCACACCGGCGTCTCGGCCGACGTGACCGGCGGCTACGCCGAGCTGATGCCGGCCCACGACAGCATGCTGTTCGCGGTGCCGGAGCGGGTCCCCGACGAGATGGCCGTGTTCGCCGACCCGTTCTCGGTGTCGCTGCACGCGATCACGCGCCACCCGCCGCCCCGCTCGGGGCGGGCGCTGGTGTACGGCGCCGGCTCGCTCGGGCTGTGCGCGGTGGCGATCCTGCGGGCGCTCTACCCGGAGGTCGCCGTGGCCGTGGTGGCCCGCTTCGACGCCCAGGCGGAGCTGGCCCGGCGCTTCGGCGCCGCCAAAGTCGTTGCGCACGAACCGCGTACGGCCGTCATCGAAGAACTGGTCGGCTGGGGCGGTGGCCGGCTGCGCCGGCCGCTGCTGGGTCTGCCGATGGCCCACCCCGGCGCGGTCGACGTCGTCTACGACACCGTCGGCAAACCCGAGACGTTAGAGGTCGCCGTCCGCCTGCTGCGGTCGCGGGGCACCCTGGTGAAGGCCGGTGTGCACGCGCCCGAGCGCTGGGAGGACAGCCCCTTGTATTTCAAGGAGATCGCGTTGGTCGGCTCCAACGCCTTCGGGGTCGAGGAGGTCGACGGGCAGCGCCGGCACGCCATCGCGCACTACCTCGACCTGGCCGCGGCGGGGCGGGTGGACCTGCGCCCGATGCTCACCCACACGTTCACGCTGGACCGCTGGCGCGACGCGTTCCATGCCCTGGCCGACCAGGGCCGGACCGGCGCGGTGAAGGTGGCGTTCGACCAGCGTTAG
- the sppA gene encoding signal peptide peptidase SppA, producing MFAVLSSIPGLSKGADEIRALAGRVDTARHHGVPNGCVLELDLRSMPPETSGFDPLALVTGGSRSASLRDTVDAIHRAAEDPRVAGLIARVQLAPSPSAAVQELREAIVAFTAAKPSLAWAETYPGTLSYYLASAFGEIWMQPGGSVGLIGFASNATFLRDALDKAGIEAQFVARGEYKSAVNRFTEHGFTEAHREAVTRMLDSVQEQVWQAVAESRKLDTDALDALADRAPLLRQDALDSGLVDRIGFRDQAYDRIAELVGVQDVSPDTEPPRLYVSRYAGAARSRLSPPVPSLPGRRRPPTVAVINVDGTLVDGRGGPHFLPFGAATVGSDTIAPALREAAADDAVSAIVLRVNSPGGSVTASETLWREVKRARERGKPVVASMGAVAASGGYYVSVAADAIVANPATITGSIGVITGKLVIRDLLGRLGVGSDTVRTNANADAWSIDAPFTPEQRAHREAEADLVYTDFVSRVAEGRNLTTDAVERVARGRVWTGADAHERGLVDELGGFRIAVRRAKILAGLDEDADVRIVTYPSGSLLDVLRPRASSQPAAVSLPDALGALTVKILGAILDNVERSCSGASALWLGPSRL from the coding sequence ATGTTCGCTGTGCTGTCCTCGATACCCGGCCTGTCCAAAGGCGCCGACGAGATCCGTGCCCTGGCCGGGCGCGTCGACACCGCCCGCCATCACGGCGTGCCCAACGGCTGTGTGCTCGAGCTGGATCTGCGGTCGATGCCGCCGGAGACGTCCGGCTTCGACCCGCTGGCGCTCGTCACCGGCGGCAGCCGGTCGGCATCGCTGCGCGACACGGTGGACGCCATCCACCGGGCGGCCGAGGACCCGCGGGTGGCCGGGCTGATCGCCCGGGTGCAGCTGGCGCCGTCGCCGTCGGCCGCGGTGCAGGAGCTGCGCGAGGCGATCGTCGCCTTCACCGCCGCCAAGCCGTCCCTGGCCTGGGCCGAGACCTATCCGGGCACGCTGTCGTACTACCTGGCGTCGGCGTTCGGCGAGATCTGGATGCAGCCCGGCGGCAGCGTCGGGCTGATCGGCTTCGCCAGCAACGCCACCTTCCTGCGCGACGCGCTCGACAAGGCCGGCATCGAGGCCCAATTCGTCGCCCGCGGCGAATACAAGTCCGCGGTAAACCGTTTCACCGAACACGGCTTCACCGAGGCGCACCGCGAGGCCGTTACCCGGATGCTGGACAGCGTCCAGGAACAGGTGTGGCAGGCGGTCGCCGAATCACGCAAGCTCGACACCGACGCGCTGGACGCGCTGGCCGACCGCGCGCCGCTGCTGCGCCAGGACGCGCTGGACTCCGGCCTGGTCGACCGGATCGGCTTCCGCGACCAGGCGTACGACCGGATCGCAGAACTCGTTGGCGTACAAGATGTTTCACCGGACACCGAGCCGCCCCGGCTGTATGTGTCGCGCTACGCCGGCGCGGCCCGGTCCCGGCTGTCCCCGCCGGTGCCCTCGCTACCGGGGCGCCGCCGCCCACCGACGGTGGCGGTCATCAACGTCGACGGCACCCTCGTCGACGGGCGCGGCGGGCCCCATTTCCTGCCGTTCGGCGCCGCCACCGTGGGCAGCGACACCATCGCGCCGGCGCTGCGGGAGGCCGCCGCCGACGATGCGGTGTCGGCGATCGTGCTGCGGGTCAACAGCCCCGGCGGCTCGGTCACCGCGTCGGAAACCCTTTGGCGCGAAGTGAAAAGGGCCCGTGAACGCGGCAAGCCGGTGGTGGCGTCGATGGGTGCGGTGGCCGCCTCCGGCGGCTACTACGTGTCGGTGGCCGCCGACGCGATCGTCGCCAACCCGGCAACGATCACCGGTTCGATCGGCGTCATCACCGGCAAGCTGGTGATCCGCGACCTGCTGGGGCGGCTGGGCGTCGGGTCGGACACCGTGCGCACCAACGCCAATGCCGACGCGTGGTCGATCGACGCGCCGTTCACCCCGGAGCAGCGCGCCCACCGCGAGGCCGAGGCCGACCTGGTGTACACCGACTTCGTGTCCCGGGTGGCCGAGGGCCGCAACCTGACCACGGACGCCGTCGAACGGGTGGCCCGGGGCCGGGTCTGGACGGGCGCCGACGCCCACGAGCGGGGGCTGGTCGACGAACTGGGCGGCTTTCGAATCGCGGTGCGGCGGGCCAAGATTCTCGCCGGGCTGGACGAGGACGCCGACGTGCGCATCGTCACCTATCCGAGCGGCTCGCTGCTGGACGTACTGCGGCCGCGGGCCTCGTCGCAACCGGCGGCGGTGTCGCTGCCCGACGCGCTGGGCGCCCTGACGGTCAAGATCCTGGGCGCGATCCTGGACAACGTCGAGCGGTCCTGCAGCGGCGCCAGCGCGCTGTGGCTGGGGCCGTCGCGGCTCTAA
- a CDS encoding LLM class flavin-dependent oxidoreductase, which translates to MRFSIAIPQFDYDGFDGAGLRSFLTRAEQLGFEGGWALEQIIGPAPLLAPLELLAYCAACTERLRLGVAVLVTSLHDPLQLASAVTAVDRLSHGRLDIGVAPGGGTRKFAAFGVDKDTFVAYFTEGLKLMKAAWSDDPRVTFHGRFRDVDDLPIAPKPVQRPHPPIWFGGLAPKALARAVRHGDAFMGAGSSTTEAFAGAVAVLRRELDEQQRDPAEFTIGKRVYLTVDDDAARARERVLAGLSRIYGRMPGVADVPVSGTPGDVVRGLREVIDAGAQTLLLNPVGADVAENHEQMERLAAEVIPQLN; encoded by the coding sequence GTGAGGTTTTCCATCGCCATCCCCCAGTTCGACTACGACGGCTTCGACGGGGCGGGGCTGCGTTCCTTTTTGACGCGCGCCGAGCAGCTCGGGTTCGAGGGCGGCTGGGCGCTCGAGCAGATCATCGGTCCGGCGCCGCTGCTGGCGCCGCTGGAGCTGCTCGCCTACTGCGCGGCCTGCACCGAGCGGCTGCGGCTGGGGGTCGCGGTGTTGGTGACGTCGCTGCACGATCCGCTGCAGCTGGCCTCGGCGGTCACCGCCGTGGACCGACTCAGCCACGGCCGGTTGGACATTGGCGTCGCACCCGGCGGCGGCACCCGCAAGTTCGCCGCCTTCGGAGTCGACAAGGACACCTTCGTCGCGTATTTCACCGAGGGCTTGAAGCTGATGAAGGCGGCTTGGTCCGACGACCCGCGGGTGACGTTTCACGGGCGGTTCCGCGACGTCGACGACCTGCCGATCGCGCCCAAGCCGGTGCAGCGCCCGCACCCGCCGATCTGGTTCGGCGGGCTGGCGCCGAAGGCGCTGGCCCGCGCGGTCCGGCACGGCGACGCGTTCATGGGCGCGGGCTCGTCGACCACCGAGGCGTTCGCCGGGGCGGTGGCCGTGCTGCGCCGCGAACTCGACGAACAGCAAAGAGACCCGGCCGAATTCACGATCGGCAAGAGGGTTTACCTGACGGTCGACGACGACGCGGCGCGGGCCCGCGAGCGGGTGCTGGCCGGGCTGAGCCGCATCTACGGGCGGATGCCCGGCGTGGCCGACGTGCCGGTGTCCGGCACGCCCGGGGACGTGGTCCGGGGGCTGCGCGAGGTCATCGACGCCGGGGCGCAGACGCTGCTACTGAACCCCGTCGGCGCCGATGTCGCGGAGAACCACGAGCAGATGGAACGCCTTGCCGCGGAAGTGATTCCGCAGCTGAATTAG
- a CDS encoding class I SAM-dependent methyltransferase, protein MTRTDQDSWDLASSVGATATMVAAARALASTGERPIINDPFAAPLVRAVGLDFFRRLVDGEVAPADPQRGERDLQLETDSIAVRTRFFDDFFTGAARDGIRQSVILAAGLDARAYRLDWPAGAVVYEVDQPKVVEFKTNTMAALDARPAAQLRTVSIDLREDWPEALRANGFDVTQATSWSAEGLLMYLPPEAQDRLFDNITALSAPGSRLATEYHPDATGTTMAQRAQEFNDRWARVGCDIDLSGLFFDGERSNVVEYLTGRGWRVSARPRRDLFDDYGLAYPEDDETAQFPNIVAVSAELG, encoded by the coding sequence GCGACGATGGTGGCCGCGGCCCGCGCGCTGGCCAGCACGGGCGAGCGCCCGATCATCAACGACCCGTTCGCCGCGCCGTTGGTGCGGGCGGTGGGCCTGGATTTCTTCCGCCGCCTGGTCGACGGCGAGGTGGCGCCCGCGGATCCGCAACGCGGGGAACGCGACCTGCAGCTGGAGACGGATTCGATCGCGGTGCGCACCCGATTTTTCGACGACTTCTTCACCGGCGCCGCCCGGGACGGAATCCGCCAGTCGGTGATCCTGGCCGCCGGGCTGGACGCCCGCGCCTACCGGCTGGACTGGCCGGCCGGCGCCGTGGTGTACGAGGTCGACCAGCCCAAGGTGGTGGAGTTCAAGACCAACACCATGGCGGCGCTGGACGCCCGCCCGGCCGCGCAGCTGCGCACGGTCAGCATCGACCTGCGTGAGGACTGGCCGGAAGCATTGCGCGCCAACGGTTTTGATGTGACACAGGCGACGTCGTGGAGCGCGGAGGGCCTGCTGATGTACCTGCCGCCGGAGGCACAGGACCGGCTGTTCGACAACATCACCGCCCTGAGCGCGCCCGGCAGCCGGCTGGCCACCGAATATCACCCGGACGCCACCGGCACGACGATGGCGCAGCGCGCGCAGGAGTTCAACGACCGGTGGGCCAGGGTGGGCTGCGACATCGACCTGTCCGGGCTGTTCTTCGACGGCGAGCGCAGCAACGTCGTCGAGTACCTGACCGGGCGCGGATGGCGGGTCAGCGCCCGGCCACGCCGGGACCTGTTCGACGACTACGGCCTGGCCTACCCCGAGGACGACGAGACGGCGCAGTTCCCCAACATCGTCGCCGTGAGCGCCGAGTTGGGCTGA
- a CDS encoding NAD(P)-dependent oxidoreductase produces MTSKPRALVTAPLRGPGLDKLRALAEVVYDPWIEQRPLRIYSAEQLAERIAAEEAEIVVVESDSVRGPVFELGVRAIAATRGDPNNVDIDGATAAGIPVLNTPGRNADAVAEMTVALLLAATRHLLPADADVRGGNIFRDGSIPYQRFRGGEIAGLTAGLVGLGAVGRATRWRLSGLGLRVIAHDPYHPEARHGLDELLAESDVVSLHAPVTDETTGMIGAEQFAAMRDGVVFLNTARAQLHDTDALVEALRAGKVAAAGLDHFVGEWLPTDHPLVGMPNVVLTPHIGGATWNTEARQAQLVADDLEALLAGATPAHIVNPEVLAR; encoded by the coding sequence GTGACGTCCAAACCGCGCGCCTTGGTGACCGCCCCGCTGCGCGGGCCGGGCCTGGACAAACTGCGGGCGCTGGCCGAGGTGGTCTACGACCCCTGGATCGAGCAGCGCCCGTTGCGCATCTACAGCGCCGAGCAGCTGGCCGAGCGGATCGCGGCCGAGGAAGCCGAAATCGTGGTGGTGGAAAGCGATTCGGTGCGCGGCCCGGTGTTCGAGCTCGGTGTGCGCGCGATCGCCGCGACGCGCGGCGACCCCAACAACGTCGACATCGACGGCGCCACCGCGGCGGGCATCCCGGTGCTGAACACCCCGGGCCGCAACGCCGACGCCGTCGCCGAGATGACCGTGGCGCTGCTGCTGGCCGCCACCCGTCACCTGCTGCCCGCCGACGCGGATGTGCGCGGCGGCAACATCTTTCGCGACGGCAGCATCCCGTATCAGCGGTTCCGCGGCGGCGAGATCGCGGGCCTGACCGCGGGGCTGGTGGGCCTGGGCGCGGTCGGCCGCGCCACCCGGTGGCGGCTGAGCGGGCTGGGTCTGCGGGTCATCGCGCACGACCCCTACCACCCCGAGGCCCGGCACGGTCTGGACGAGCTGCTGGCCGAGTCCGACGTGGTGTCGCTGCACGCCCCGGTCACCGACGAGACCACCGGCATGATCGGCGCCGAGCAGTTCGCGGCCATGCGCGACGGCGTGGTCTTCCTCAACACCGCCCGCGCCCAGCTGCACGACACCGACGCGCTGGTCGAGGCGCTGCGCGCCGGCAAGGTGGCCGCCGCCGGGCTGGACCACTTCGTCGGTGAGTGGCTGCCGACCGATCACCCGCTGGTCGGCATGCCGAACGTGGTGCTGACCCCGCACATCGGCGGGGCCACGTGGAACACTGAGGCCCGGCAGGCGCAGCTGGTGGCCGACGACCTGGAAGCGCTGCTGGCCGGCGCGACGCCCGCCCACATCGTCAACCCGGAGGTGTTGGCCCGATGA
- a CDS encoding class I SAM-dependent methyltransferase: MTSTRYEGDTWDLASSVGVTATMVAAARAMATRADNPLINDPFAEPLVKAVGVDLLSRLAGGELDPAELNDVHDGAAGSAGAMSRMADNMAVRTKFFDEFFLNATKAGIAQVVILASGLDARAYRLAWPAGTVVYEVDQPQVIDFKTTALAQLGAAPTAERRVVAVDLRDDWPAALRAAGFDPTRPTAWSAEGLLGYLPPEAQDRLLDTITELSAPGSRLATESAPNPAPGEEEKLKERMQAISQRWRAHGFDLDMAGLVYFGERNEAAPYLAGHGWRLNSVTIRDLFAANGLDPLDDDDTRMGEMLYTWGIYE, from the coding sequence ATGACTTCCACCAGGTACGAGGGCGACACCTGGGACCTGGCCTCCAGCGTGGGGGTGACCGCGACCATGGTCGCGGCGGCCCGCGCGATGGCCACCCGGGCGGACAACCCGCTGATCAACGACCCGTTCGCCGAACCGCTGGTCAAGGCGGTCGGCGTGGACCTGCTGTCCCGGCTGGCGGGCGGCGAGCTGGACCCGGCCGAGCTGAACGACGTGCACGACGGCGCCGCCGGGTCGGCCGGGGCGATGTCGCGGATGGCCGACAACATGGCCGTGCGCACCAAGTTCTTCGACGAGTTCTTCCTGAACGCGACCAAGGCCGGCATCGCGCAGGTGGTGATCCTGGCCTCCGGGCTGGACGCGCGCGCCTACCGGCTGGCCTGGCCGGCCGGCACGGTGGTCTACGAGGTGGACCAGCCGCAGGTCATCGACTTCAAAACCACGGCGCTGGCGCAGCTGGGCGCCGCGCCCACGGCCGAGCGCCGGGTGGTGGCCGTCGACCTGCGCGACGACTGGCCCGCCGCGCTGCGCGCCGCCGGGTTCGACCCGACCCGGCCGACCGCGTGGAGCGCCGAGGGGCTGCTCGGCTACCTGCCGCCGGAGGCGCAGGACCGGCTGCTGGACACCATCACCGAGCTGTCCGCGCCCGGTAGCCGGCTGGCCACCGAGAGCGCGCCCAACCCCGCGCCCGGCGAGGAGGAGAAGCTCAAGGAACGCATGCAGGCGATCTCGCAGCGCTGGCGCGCGCACGGGTTCGACCTCGACATGGCCGGACTGGTCTACTTCGGCGAGCGCAACGAGGCCGCCCCGTATCTGGCCGGCCACGGTTGGCGGCTGAACAGCGTCACCATCCGGGATCTGTTCGCGGCCAACGGACTTGACCCGCTCGATGACGACGACACCCGGATGGGTGAGATGCTCTACACCTGGGGGATCTATGAGTGA
- a CDS encoding class I SAM-dependent methyltransferase, with protein sequence MTRTHDDEWDLASSVGATATMVAAGRAMATKDPRGLIDDPFAEPLVRAVGVDFFTKMMDGELDLDAIENATPVRIQSMVDGMAVRTKYFDDYFVDATDAGVRQVVILVSGLDSRAYRLPWPAGTVVYEIDQPRVIEFKSNTLAEVGAEPTATRRTIPIDLRGDWPAALSAAGFDPAAPTAWLAEGLLIYLPPEAQDRLFDNITALSAPGSTIATEFVPGIVDFDAERVREMSGSFREHGVDIDMASLVYAGERNHVIDYLNGLGWRAEGVTRTELFHRHGIEVPAPEHDDPLGEIIFISATRTG encoded by the coding sequence ATGACACGCACGCATGACGACGAGTGGGACCTGGCGTCCAGCGTCGGCGCCACCGCAACGATGGTCGCGGCCGGACGCGCCATGGCGACCAAGGATCCCCGCGGTCTGATCGACGATCCGTTCGCCGAGCCGCTGGTGCGCGCGGTCGGGGTGGACTTCTTCACCAAGATGATGGACGGCGAGCTCGACCTGGATGCGATCGAGAACGCCACCCCGGTGCGGATTCAGTCGATGGTCGACGGAATGGCGGTGCGCACCAAGTACTTTGACGACTACTTCGTCGACGCCACCGACGCCGGGGTGCGTCAGGTGGTGATCCTGGTCTCCGGCCTGGATTCGCGCGCCTACCGGTTGCCGTGGCCGGCGGGCACGGTGGTCTACGAGATCGACCAGCCGCGGGTGATCGAATTCAAGAGCAACACGCTGGCCGAGGTCGGTGCCGAGCCCACCGCGACCCGGCGCACCATCCCCATCGATCTGCGCGGCGACTGGCCCGCCGCGCTGAGCGCCGCCGGATTCGATCCGGCCGCGCCGACGGCCTGGCTGGCCGAGGGCCTGCTGATCTATCTGCCGCCGGAGGCCCAGGACCGGCTGTTCGACAACATCACCGCGCTGTCCGCGCCGGGCAGCACCATCGCCACGGAATTCGTGCCCGGCATCGTGGATTTCGACGCCGAGCGGGTGCGGGAGATGTCCGGCTCGTTCCGGGAGCACGGCGTCGACATCGACATGGCGTCGCTGGTCTACGCCGGCGAACGCAACCACGTCATCGATTACCTGAACGGCCTCGGGTGGCGGGCCGAGGGTGTGACCCGCACCGAACTGTTCCACCGGCACGGCATCGAGGTGCCCGCCCCCGAGCACGACGACCCGCTCGGCGAGATCATCTTCATCAGCGCCACGCGGACCGGTTAG